In Pseudomonas sp. GCEP-101, one DNA window encodes the following:
- a CDS encoding TrkH family potassium uptake protein produces MALPTLRTLGFIIGIFVITLAVAMLVPMATLLYYGRANELHPFIWSAIITFTCGLGMVIPGRPEQVHLRPRDMYMLTVSSWVIVCFFSALPFMFARHISFTDAIFESMSGITATGSTILSGLDKMSPGILIWRSLLHWLGGIGFIAMAVAILPMLRIGGMRLFQTESSDRSDKVMPRSHMVAKYIVGVYVAITIAGTLAFWWAGMGLFDSLNHAMSAISTGGFSTSDQSLAKWHQPAVHWVAVMVMILGSIPFVLYVATLRGNRKALIRDHQVHGFLGLLVFTWLVMGTWYSVNSGLPWLDAFRIVAVNVTSVVTTTGFALGDYSLWGHFSIMLFFYLGFIGGCSGSTAGGIKIFRFQVAYTLLRASLYQLIHPRAVIRQSYNGHRLDEEIVRSILTFSFFFGATVGGLALGLSFLGLDWMTSLTGAASTVAGVGPGMGPIIGPSGNFASLPDAAKWLLCGGMLLGRLEIITVLVLFTPAFWRH; encoded by the coding sequence ATGGCCCTGCCGACACTACGCACCCTCGGATTCATCATCGGCATCTTCGTGATCACGCTGGCGGTCGCCATGCTGGTCCCCATGGCCACGCTGCTCTACTACGGCCGCGCCAACGAACTGCACCCCTTCATCTGGTCGGCCATCATCACCTTCACCTGCGGGCTGGGCATGGTCATCCCCGGCCGCCCCGAGCAGGTGCACCTGCGCCCGCGGGACATGTACATGCTCACCGTGTCGAGCTGGGTGATCGTCTGCTTCTTCTCCGCCCTGCCCTTCATGTTCGCCCGGCACATCAGCTTCACCGACGCGATCTTCGAGAGCATGTCGGGGATAACCGCCACCGGCTCGACCATCCTCTCCGGGCTGGACAAGATGTCCCCGGGCATCCTCATCTGGCGCTCGCTGCTGCACTGGCTGGGCGGCATCGGCTTCATCGCCATGGCGGTGGCGATCCTGCCGATGCTGCGCATCGGCGGCATGCGCCTGTTCCAGACCGAATCCTCGGACCGCTCCGACAAGGTCATGCCGCGCTCGCACATGGTGGCCAAGTACATCGTCGGGGTGTACGTCGCCATCACCATCGCCGGCACCCTGGCCTTCTGGTGGGCCGGCATGGGCCTGTTCGACTCGCTCAACCACGCCATGTCGGCGATCTCCACCGGCGGCTTCTCCACCTCCGACCAGTCCCTGGCCAAATGGCACCAGCCGGCGGTGCACTGGGTCGCGGTGATGGTGATGATCCTGGGCAGCATTCCCTTCGTGCTCTACGTCGCCACCCTGCGCGGCAACCGCAAGGCGCTGATCCGCGATCACCAGGTGCATGGTTTTCTCGGCCTGCTGGTGTTCACCTGGCTGGTGATGGGCACCTGGTACTCGGTGAACTCCGGCCTGCCGTGGCTGGACGCCTTCCGCATCGTCGCGGTGAACGTCACCTCGGTGGTCACCACCACCGGCTTCGCGCTGGGCGACTACAGCCTGTGGGGCCACTTCTCGATCATGCTGTTCTTCTACCTGGGCTTCATCGGTGGCTGCTCCGGCTCCACCGCCGGCGGCATCAAGATCTTCCGCTTCCAGGTGGCCTACACCCTGCTGCGCGCCAGCCTGTACCAGCTGATCCACCCGCGCGCGGTGATCCGCCAGAGCTACAACGGCCACCGCTTGGACGAAGAGATCGTGCGCTCGATCCTGACCTTCTCGTTCTTCTTCGGCGCCACTGTCGGCGGCCTGGCGCTGGGCCTGTCGTTCCTCGGCCTGGACTGGATGACCTCGCTCACCGGCGCGGCCAGCACCGTGGCCGGCGTCGGGCCGGGCATGGGGCCGATCATCGGCCCGTCGGGCAACTTCGCCTCGCTGCCGGACGCGGCCAAATGGCTGCTGTGCGGCGGCATGCTGCTGGGGCGGCTGGAGATCATCACCGTGCTGGTGCTGTTCACCCCGGCGTTCTGGCGGCATTGA
- a CDS encoding YkgJ family cysteine cluster protein, with the protein MSTHNPCLNCGACCAHFRVSFYFGECRSAGGVVPDEQVVQVSPHLVAMRGTDVRPSRCTALLGDVGCGVRCTLYEQRSSTCREFEASWTDGVHNPNCDTARAAYGLPPLTPPVLPTLSPDRVA; encoded by the coding sequence ATGTCCACTCACAATCCGTGTTTGAATTGCGGCGCCTGCTGTGCGCATTTTCGTGTGTCCTTCTATTTCGGCGAGTGCCGCTCCGCCGGCGGTGTCGTCCCCGATGAACAGGTGGTCCAGGTCAGCCCGCACCTGGTGGCCATGCGCGGTACCGACGTGCGCCCGTCGCGCTGTACCGCGCTGCTGGGTGATGTCGGCTGCGGGGTGCGCTGCACCCTGTACGAGCAGCGCTCCTCGACCTGCCGGGAGTTCGAGGCTTCCTGGACCGATGGCGTGCACAACCCCAACTGCGACACGGCCCGCGCCGCCTATGGCCTGCCGCCGCTGACGCCGCCGGTGTTGCCGACCCTGTCGCCCGACCGGGTGGCGTGA
- a CDS encoding nitroreductase family protein, translated as MEALDALLNRVSHARLSEPAPTAEQLDRLFRSALRAPDHGQLRPWRFLTVAGEARTALGELFARAIAAKEPDGKPEALDKARAMPLRAPLLVVAVARLQDHPKVPEIEQWLAAGCAAHGIIQAAYVEGLGAMWRTGPLAFDPLVREGLGLAENERIVGFIYLGTPVGELRRPAPLVPAEFVSAWQG; from the coding sequence ATGGAGGCTCTCGACGCGTTGCTCAACCGTGTGTCCCACGCCCGCCTGAGCGAGCCGGCACCCACCGCCGAGCAACTGGATCGCCTGTTCCGCAGCGCGCTGCGCGCCCCGGACCACGGGCAGCTGCGCCCGTGGCGCTTCCTTACCGTGGCGGGCGAGGCGCGCACGGCGCTGGGGGAATTGTTCGCCCGCGCCATCGCCGCGAAGGAGCCGGACGGTAAGCCCGAGGCGCTGGACAAGGCGCGCGCCATGCCGCTGCGCGCACCATTGCTGGTGGTGGCCGTGGCGCGCCTGCAGGATCACCCCAAGGTGCCGGAGATCGAGCAGTGGCTGGCGGCGGGGTGTGCCGCCCACGGCATCATCCAGGCGGCCTATGTGGAAGGGTTGGGCGCGATGTGGCGCACCGGCCCGCTGGCGTTCGATCCGCTGGTGCGCGAAGGGCTCGGCCTGGCGGAGAACGAACGCATCGTCGGTTTCATCTACCTCGGCACGCCGGTCGGCGAATTGCGCCGCCCGGCGCCGCTGGTCCCGGCCGAGTTCGTCAGCGCCTGGCAGGGCTGA
- a CDS encoding sensor histidine kinase encodes MRSLFWRILAAFWLALLLVAGLSILLGRALNQDTWVIARYPGLHDIAKQWTLLYETQGPDAAQQLLESRRQQYELSVQVLDETGQRLVNGTYLPRPPRPRGNFDRNELPRFPWRQLSQEYTSSRTDQTYLFIYRIPHPTLQAWHRSSLLWPLSALGIALVVLTVFSLLLTLSITRPLNRLRRAVHDLGQTSYQQDSLARLSRRGDELGVLARDFNRMGARLQGLIGSQRQLLRDVSHELRSPLARLRIALALAERADPEQRAAMWPRLEQECDRLEALIGEILALARLDAEPGPTSRIELLPLFQRLRDDAQLLYPEQNIQLDIAPHLAVDGWPDMLERALDNLLRNALRFNPAEQPLQVQAQIEGERLHLSVRDHGPGAGEDHLAQLGEPFFRAPNQSSPGHGLGLAIARRAIERHHGRLRLSNHPDGGFLASIDLPLRRQTA; translated from the coding sequence ATGCGTTCACTCTTCTGGCGGATCCTCGCCGCCTTCTGGCTCGCCCTGCTGCTGGTGGCCGGATTGTCGATCCTGCTGGGCCGCGCGCTGAACCAGGACACCTGGGTCATCGCCCGCTATCCCGGGCTGCACGACATCGCCAAGCAATGGACTTTGCTCTACGAGACGCAAGGCCCGGATGCCGCCCAGCAATTGCTGGAGAGCCGCCGGCAGCAATACGAACTCTCGGTGCAGGTGCTCGACGAGACCGGCCAGCGCCTGGTGAACGGCACCTACCTGCCGCGCCCGCCACGCCCGCGCGGCAACTTCGACCGCAACGAGCTGCCGCGCTTCCCCTGGCGCCAGCTGAGCCAGGAATACACCAGCAGCCGCACCGACCAGACCTACCTGTTCATCTACCGAATTCCGCACCCGACGCTGCAGGCCTGGCACCGCAGCAGCCTGCTCTGGCCGCTGAGCGCCCTGGGCATCGCCCTGGTGGTGCTGACCGTGTTCAGCCTGCTGCTGACGCTGTCCATCACCCGCCCGCTGAACCGCCTGCGCCGCGCCGTGCATGACCTCGGCCAGACCAGTTATCAACAGGACAGCCTCGCCCGCCTGTCCCGCCGCGGCGACGAACTGGGCGTGCTGGCCCGCGACTTCAACCGCATGGGTGCCCGCCTGCAAGGGTTGATCGGCAGCCAGCGCCAGCTCCTGCGCGATGTCTCCCACGAACTGCGCTCGCCACTGGCGCGCCTGCGCATCGCCCTGGCCCTGGCCGAACGCGCCGACCCCGAGCAGCGTGCCGCCATGTGGCCGCGCCTGGAGCAGGAATGCGACCGCCTGGAAGCGCTGATCGGCGAAATCCTCGCCCTCGCCCGCCTCGACGCCGAGCCCGGCCCGACCAGCCGCATCGAACTGCTGCCGCTGTTCCAGCGCCTGCGCGATGACGCGCAACTGCTCTACCCGGAGCAGAACATCCAGCTCGACATCGCCCCGCACCTGGCCGTCGACGGCTGGCCGGACATGCTCGAACGCGCCCTCGACAACCTGCTGCGCAATGCCCTGCGCTTCAACCCGGCGGAGCAGCCGCTGCAGGTGCAGGCGCAGATCGAAGGCGAGCGTCTGCACCTGAGCGTGCGCGACCACGGCCCTGGCGCCGGCGAAGACCACCTGGCGCAACTGGGCGAGCCGTTCTTCCGCGCGCCCAACCAGAGCAGCCCCGGCCACGGCCTGGGCCTGGCCATCGCCCGGCGCGCCATCGAGCGGCACCACGGACGGCTGCGCCTGAGCAACCACCCCGACGGCGGTTTCCTGGCCAGCATCGATTTGCCGCTGCGCCGCCAGACCGCCTGA
- a CDS encoding Spy/CpxP family protein refolding chaperone, with product MRKTLTALLIAAALPTVALAATPAPTDAPPPAPFMKEQGPGMHGPRGEHGGAFRELNLTQDQRQQVGKVMGDSMKDRRAITEKYWNKLPEGDRKAMQDELKANHDKTDASIRGILTPEQQKKFDELKKQREQRKAEWAEFQSWKAQKDGAKSN from the coding sequence ATGCGCAAGACCCTGACCGCCCTGCTGATCGCTGCCGCCCTGCCGACCGTCGCGCTGGCGGCCACTCCGGCGCCGACCGACGCTCCGCCGCCCGCCCCGTTCATGAAGGAACAAGGCCCGGGCATGCACGGCCCGCGTGGCGAACACGGCGGCGCGTTCCGCGAACTGAACCTGACCCAGGACCAGCGCCAGCAAGTCGGCAAGGTGATGGGCGACTCGATGAAGGATCGCCGCGCGATCACCGAGAAGTACTGGAACAAGCTGCCCGAAGGCGACCGCAAAGCCATGCAGGACGAGCTCAAGGCCAACCACGACAAGACCGACGCCAGCATTCGCGGCATCCTCACCCCCGAACAGCAGAAGAAGTTCGACGAGCTGAAGAAGCAGCGCGAACAGCGCAAGGCCGAATGGGCTGAATTCCAGAGCTGGAAGGCCCAGAAGGACGGCGCGAAGAGCAACTGA
- a CDS encoding response regulator transcription factor: MSELLLIDDDIELCELLSTWLTQEGFSIRAAHDGAQARAALGSRAPDAVVLDVMLPDGSGLELLKSLRSDHPDLPVLMLSARGEPLDRILGLELGADDYLAKPCDPRELTARLRAVLRRSHPAQPTAQLELGDLALNLSRGVATVGGEEISLTLSESRILEALLRQPGEPLDKQALAQLALGRKLTLYDRSLDMHVSNLRKKLGSHPDGRPRILALRGRGYFYAA; the protein is encoded by the coding sequence ATGAGTGAACTGCTGCTGATCGACGATGACATCGAACTCTGCGAACTGCTGAGCACCTGGCTGACCCAGGAAGGCTTCAGCATCCGCGCCGCCCACGACGGCGCCCAGGCCCGCGCCGCCCTGGGCAGCCGCGCGCCGGACGCGGTGGTGCTCGACGTCATGCTGCCCGACGGCAGCGGCCTGGAACTGCTCAAGTCGCTGCGCAGCGACCACCCGGACCTGCCGGTGCTGATGCTCTCTGCCCGCGGCGAGCCGCTGGACCGCATCCTCGGCCTGGAACTGGGCGCCGACGACTACCTGGCCAAGCCCTGCGACCCGCGCGAGCTGACCGCCCGCCTGCGCGCCGTGCTGCGCCGCAGCCACCCGGCGCAACCCACCGCGCAGCTGGAGCTGGGCGACCTGGCGCTGAACCTGTCGCGCGGCGTCGCCACCGTCGGCGGCGAAGAGATCAGCCTGACCCTCTCCGAGAGCCGCATCCTCGAAGCGCTGCTGCGCCAGCCGGGCGAACCGCTGGACAAGCAGGCCCTGGCGCAGCTCGCCCTGGGCCGCAAGCTGACCCTCTACGACCGCAGCCTGGACATGCACGTGAGCAACCTGCGCAAGAAGCTCGGCAGCCACCCCGACGGCCGCCCACGCATCCTCGCCCTGCGCGGGCGCGGCTACTTCTACGCCGCCTGA
- a CDS encoding translation initiation factor 2 (IF-2, GTPase), giving the protein MHRLPLLFSLALPLLAHAEDPVVPSSEAALSTPQPDAASTDERIRALESRLAQSEQQRQALAAQQATPADNSQDEARIARLSQENQRLKLQLREAQANQPPRLLSEQQTWYVAGAGTAVLAFILGMLSRGRRRSRREWIN; this is encoded by the coding sequence ATGCATCGACTGCCCCTGCTGTTCAGTCTCGCCCTGCCCCTGCTCGCCCACGCGGAGGACCCCGTTGTGCCCTCCAGCGAGGCCGCGCTGTCCACTCCACAGCCTGACGCCGCCAGCACCGACGAGCGCATCAGGGCCCTGGAGAGCCGCCTGGCGCAGAGCGAGCAACAACGCCAAGCGCTGGCGGCGCAACAGGCCACGCCGGCGGACAACAGCCAGGACGAAGCCCGTATCGCCCGCCTGAGCCAGGAAAACCAGCGGCTGAAACTGCAACTGCGCGAGGCCCAGGCCAACCAGCCGCCGCGCCTGCTCAGCGAGCAGCAGACCTGGTACGTGGCCGGTGCCGGCACCGCCGTGCTGGCGTTCATCCTGGGCATGCTCAGCCGTGGCCGACGCCGCTCGCGCCGCGAATGGATCAACTGA
- a CDS encoding YciI family protein has product MLYAIIARDITASQERRLAARPAHIARLEQLKEEGRLVLAGPHPAIDSNDPGAAGFTGSLIVAEFDSLAAAQAWADADPYRAAGVYAEVVVKPFKKVLP; this is encoded by the coding sequence ATGCTCTACGCGATCATTGCCCGTGATATCACCGCTTCCCAAGAACGCCGTCTGGCTGCCCGTCCCGCGCACATCGCACGCCTGGAGCAGTTGAAGGAAGAAGGCCGCCTGGTGTTGGCCGGCCCGCACCCGGCCATCGACAGCAACGACCCGGGCGCCGCCGGCTTCACCGGCAGCCTGATCGTCGCCGAATTCGACTCCCTGGCCGCCGCCCAGGCCTGGGCCGACGCCGACCCGTACCGCGCCGCCGGCGTCTACGCCGAGGTCGTGGTCAAGCCGTTCAAGAAAGTATTGCCGTAA
- a CDS encoding septation protein A — protein MKQFIDFIPLILFFIVYKLDPRNVELAGQSFSVGGIYSATAVLIAASVVVYGALLIKQRKLDKGQWVTLAACLVFGGMTLAFHSETFLKWKAPVVNWLFALAFAGSHFVGDRPLIQRIMGHAVHLTDSLWAKLNIAWVLFFLICGCVQLFVAFTFQSIWVDFKVFGSLGMTLLFLIGQGVFLARHMHDEPTGEKPKD, from the coding sequence ATGAAGCAATTCATCGATTTCATTCCCCTCATCCTCTTCTTCATCGTCTACAAGCTCGACCCGCGCAACGTCGAACTCGCCGGCCAGAGCTTCTCGGTCGGGGGGATCTACAGCGCCACGGCCGTGCTGATCGCCGCCTCCGTGGTGGTCTACGGCGCCCTGCTGATCAAGCAGCGCAAGCTCGACAAGGGCCAGTGGGTGACCCTGGCCGCCTGCCTGGTGTTCGGCGGCATGACCCTGGCCTTCCACAGCGAGACCTTCCTCAAATGGAAGGCGCCGGTGGTGAACTGGCTGTTCGCCCTCGCCTTCGCCGGCAGCCACTTCGTCGGCGACCGCCCGCTGATCCAGCGCATCATGGGCCATGCCGTGCACCTGACCGATTCCCTCTGGGCGAAGCTGAACATCGCCTGGGTGCTGTTCTTCCTGATCTGCGGCTGTGTCCAGTTGTTCGTCGCCTTCACCTTCCAGAGCATCTGGGTGGACTTCAAGGTGTTCGGCAGCCTGGGCATGACCCTGCTGTTCCTGATCGGCCAGGGCGTGTTCCTGGCCCGCCACATGCACGATGAACCCACCGGCGAAAAACCCAAGGACTGA
- a CDS encoding PHP domain-containing protein encodes MRVDLHCHSTASDGQLSPTALVERAHGRGVRVLALTDHDTLDGLPEARRAAQALGVELVDGVELSCTWGGATIHVLGYGFDGQAEPLVKALADLHRARWTRAEEIGRRLEAKGMPGAFEGARAVQAELGDSENAPARPHFAEFLLRQGYVKDRAEAFRKWLGAGKLGDVKQHWPSLADAVGTLRAAGAWVSLAHPYHYDFTRTKRRKLVADFIAAGGHAIEVVNGPQPAEQVGVLSILAREFGLMVTAGSDFHGPSDWSELGLYRSVPDDLPPLWPRFASAENAIGTKETP; translated from the coding sequence ATGCGAGTCGACCTGCACTGCCACAGCACCGCGTCCGACGGACAGCTCAGCCCGACGGCCCTGGTCGAGCGCGCCCACGGGCGCGGCGTGCGCGTACTCGCTCTGACCGACCACGACACCCTCGACGGCCTGCCCGAGGCGCGCCGCGCCGCCCAGGCGTTGGGTGTGGAACTGGTGGACGGCGTCGAGCTGTCCTGCACCTGGGGCGGGGCGACCATTCATGTGCTGGGCTATGGCTTCGACGGCCAGGCCGAGCCGCTGGTGAAGGCGCTGGCGGATCTGCATCGCGCCCGCTGGACCCGCGCCGAGGAGATCGGCCGGCGCCTGGAGGCCAAGGGCATGCCCGGCGCCTTCGAGGGCGCACGGGCGGTGCAGGCCGAGCTGGGCGACAGCGAGAACGCCCCGGCGCGCCCGCATTTTGCCGAGTTCCTGCTGCGCCAGGGTTACGTCAAGGACCGCGCCGAAGCCTTCCGCAAATGGCTGGGCGCCGGCAAGCTGGGCGACGTCAAGCAGCACTGGCCCAGCCTTGCCGATGCCGTGGGCACGCTGCGCGCGGCGGGTGCCTGGGTCAGCCTGGCGCACCCGTACCACTACGATTTCACCCGCACCAAACGGCGCAAGCTGGTGGCCGACTTCATCGCCGCCGGCGGCCATGCCATCGAGGTGGTGAACGGCCCGCAGCCGGCCGAGCAGGTGGGCGTGCTGAGCATCCTCGCCCGCGAGTTCGGCCTGATGGTCACCGCCGGCAGCGACTTCCACGGCCCCAGCGACTGGTCGGAGCTGGGCCTCTACCGGAGCGTGCCGGACGACCTGCCGCCGCTCTGGCCGCGCTTCGCCAGCGCCGAGAACGCCATCGGGACCAAGGAGACGCCATGA
- a CDS encoding L-threonylcarbamoyladenylate synthase: MSQFFQIHPENPQARLIKQAVEIVRQGGVIAYPTDSSYALGCRIGEKSAVERIRHIRRLDDKHNFTLVCRDLSELGLYAKVDTGLFRLLKAHTPGPYTFILNATREVPRMLLHPKRRTIGLRVPACPIALALLEELGEPLMSVSLILPGQSEPLNDPYEMRDLLEHSVDLIIDGGFGGGEASTVIALTDEDPVVVRVGCGDPEPFMVNA, from the coding sequence ATGAGCCAGTTCTTTCAGATCCACCCGGAGAATCCCCAGGCGCGCCTGATCAAGCAGGCGGTGGAGATCGTCCGCCAGGGTGGCGTGATCGCCTATCCCACCGACTCGTCCTACGCGCTGGGCTGCCGCATCGGCGAGAAGTCGGCCGTGGAGCGCATCCGCCACATCCGCCGGCTGGACGACAAGCACAACTTCACCCTGGTCTGCCGCGACCTCTCCGAGCTGGGCCTGTACGCCAAGGTCGACACCGGCCTGTTCCGCCTGCTCAAGGCGCACACCCCCGGCCCCTACACCTTCATCCTCAACGCCACCCGCGAAGTGCCGCGCATGTTGCTGCACCCCAAGCGCCGCACCATCGGCCTGCGCGTGCCGGCGTGCCCGATCGCCCTGGCGCTGCTGGAGGAACTGGGCGAGCCGCTGATGAGCGTCAGCCTGATCCTGCCCGGCCAGAGCGAGCCGCTGAACGACCCCTACGAGATGCGCGACCTGCTGGAACACTCGGTGGACCTGATCATCGATGGCGGTTTCGGCGGCGGCGAGGCCTCCACGGTGATCGCCCTGACCGACGAGGACCCGGTGGTGGTGCGCGTCGGCTGCGGCGACCCGGAACCCTTCATGGTCAACGCCTGA
- a CDS encoding tryptophan--tRNA ligase: MRPTGRLHLGHYHGVLQNWVKLQHEYECYFSIVDWHALTTEYDETASIRQHVRDMAIDWLAVGVSPSAATMFIQSQVPEHAELNLLLSMICPLSWLERVPTYKELQEKLVHKDLSTFGFLGYPLLQAADILIYRAGLVPVGSDQFAHVEFTREIARRFNHLYGGEVDFEDRAQTAIARLGKKTGKLYSSLRRAWQEQGDAQALETARALLMEQQSLTLGDRDRLFGYLEGSSRMLLPEPQTLTSHAPKMPGLDGQKMSKSHHNTIALRDSPAVIEEKIARMPTDPARVHRRDPGEPERCPVWQWHLIYSDDGCRQWVQEGCRSAGIGCLDCKRPVIEAILHELEPIQERALDYEDNPELVRSILAEGAERAREAARETLVEVRHAMGLSYR, encoded by the coding sequence ATGCGCCCCACCGGGCGCCTGCACCTGGGCCATTACCACGGTGTGCTGCAGAACTGGGTGAAACTGCAGCACGAGTACGAATGCTATTTCTCCATCGTCGACTGGCACGCCCTGACCACCGAGTACGACGAGACCGCCAGCATCCGCCAGCACGTGCGCGACATGGCCATCGACTGGCTGGCGGTGGGCGTGAGCCCCAGCGCCGCGACGATGTTCATCCAGTCCCAGGTGCCCGAGCACGCCGAGCTGAACCTGCTGCTGTCGATGATCTGCCCGCTGTCCTGGCTGGAGCGCGTGCCGACCTACAAGGAGCTGCAGGAGAAGCTGGTCCACAAGGACCTCTCCACCTTCGGTTTCCTCGGCTATCCGCTGCTGCAGGCCGCGGACATCCTGATCTACCGCGCGGGCCTGGTGCCGGTGGGCTCGGACCAGTTCGCCCATGTCGAATTCACCCGCGAGATCGCCCGCCGCTTCAACCACCTCTACGGCGGCGAGGTGGACTTCGAGGACCGTGCCCAGACCGCCATCGCGCGACTGGGCAAGAAGACCGGCAAGCTCTACAGCAGCCTGCGCCGCGCCTGGCAGGAGCAGGGCGACGCGCAGGCGCTGGAAACCGCCCGCGCGCTGCTCATGGAGCAGCAGAGCCTGACCCTGGGCGACCGCGACCGGCTGTTCGGCTATCTCGAAGGCAGCAGCCGCATGCTGCTGCCCGAGCCGCAGACGCTCACCAGCCACGCGCCAAAGATGCCGGGGCTGGACGGGCAGAAGATGTCCAAGTCGCACCACAACACCATCGCCCTGCGCGACAGCCCGGCGGTGATCGAGGAGAAGATCGCCCGCATGCCCACCGACCCTGCGCGCGTGCACCGCCGCGACCCGGGCGAGCCGGAGCGCTGCCCGGTGTGGCAGTGGCACCTGATCTACTCCGACGACGGTTGCCGCCAGTGGGTGCAGGAGGGCTGCCGCAGCGCCGGCATCGGCTGCCTGGACTGCAAGCGGCCGGTGATCGAGGCGATCCTCCACGAGCTGGAACCGATCCAGGAGCGCGCGCTGGACTACGAGGACAACCCCGAACTGGTGCGCAGCATCCTCGCCGAGGGCGCCGAACGCGCCCGCGAGGCCGCGCGGGAGACGCTGGTGGAGGTGCGGCATGCGATGGGGTTGTCGTACCGCTGA
- a CDS encoding segregation and condensation protein A: MEVFLEAFEGPLDLLLYLIRKQNINILDIPVAEITRQYMGYVELMKSVRLELAAEYLVMAAMLAEIKSRMLLPRSAEAEEEEEDPRAELIRRLQEYERFKKAAEDLDELPRLGRDYVVPTVAAPDARARRLLPEVDMQELMLCMAEVLRRADLFESHQVTREMLSTRERMTEILERLKGEGFVPFITLFRVEEGKLGVVVTFMAVLELVKEQLVELVQNEAFAPIHVRARTEVQEGAAPAGDDVEEGDEDVFEPREAPPAELTFEDGHFDEGADAHGEPDEEPL; the protein is encoded by the coding sequence CTGGAGGTCTTCCTCGAAGCCTTCGAGGGCCCGCTCGACCTGCTGCTTTACCTGATCCGCAAGCAGAACATCAACATCCTCGACATCCCCGTGGCGGAGATTACCCGCCAGTACATGGGCTATGTCGAGCTGATGAAGTCGGTGCGCCTGGAGCTGGCCGCCGAGTACCTGGTGATGGCCGCCATGCTCGCCGAGATCAAGTCACGCATGCTCCTGCCGCGCTCGGCCGAGGCCGAGGAAGAAGAGGAGGACCCGCGCGCCGAGCTGATCCGCCGCCTGCAGGAATACGAGCGCTTCAAGAAGGCCGCCGAGGACCTCGACGAGCTGCCGCGCCTGGGCCGCGACTACGTGGTGCCCACCGTTGCCGCGCCGGATGCGCGGGCGCGCCGGCTGCTGCCGGAAGTGGACATGCAGGAGCTGATGCTGTGCATGGCCGAGGTGCTGCGTCGCGCCGACCTGTTCGAAAGCCACCAGGTCACCCGCGAGATGCTCTCCACCCGCGAGCGCATGACCGAGATTCTGGAACGCCTCAAAGGCGAGGGCTTCGTGCCGTTCATCACGCTGTTCCGCGTCGAGGAAGGCAAGCTCGGCGTGGTGGTGACCTTCATGGCGGTGCTGGAGCTGGTCAAGGAGCAACTGGTGGAGCTGGTGCAGAACGAAGCCTTTGCGCCCATCCACGTCCGCGCCCGCACGGAGGTGCAGGAAGGCGCCGCGCCGGCCGGGGACGACGTGGAGGAGGGCGACGAGGACGTCTTCGAGCCCCGCGAGGCGCCGCCGGCCGAGCTGACCTTCGAGGACGGCCATTTCGACGAGGGCGCCGATGCGCACGGCGAGCCGGACGAAGAGCCGCTCTGA